From the genome of Symphalangus syndactylus isolate Jambi chromosome 5, NHGRI_mSymSyn1-v2.1_pri, whole genome shotgun sequence, one region includes:
- the OLIG1 gene encoding oligodendrocyte transcription factor 1, with the protein MYYAVSQARVNAAPGTMLRPQRPGDLQLGASLYELVGYRQPPSSSSSSSTSSTSSSSTTAPLLPKAAREKPEAPAEPPGPGPGSGAHPGGSARPDAKEEQQQQLRRKINSRERKRMQDLNLAMDALREVILPYSAAHCQGAPGRKLSKIATLLLARNYILLLGSSLQELRRALGEGAGPAAPRLLLAGLPLLAAAPGSVLLAPGAVGPPDALRPAKYLSLALDEPPCGQFALPGGGAGGPGLCTCAVCKFPHLVPASLGLAAVQAQFSK; encoded by the coding sequence ATGTACTATGCGGTTTCCCAGGCGCGCGTGAACGCGGCCCCCGGGACCATGCTGCGGCCACAGCGGCCCGGAGACTTGCAGCTCGGGGCCTCCCTCTACGAGCTGGTGGGCTACAGGCAGccgccctcctcttcctcctcctcctccacctcctccacttcctcctcctccacgaCGGCCCCCCTCCTCCCCAAGGCTGCGCGCGAGAAGCCCGAGGCGCCGGCCGAGCCTCCAGGTCCCGGGCCCGGGTCCGGCGCCCACCCGGGCGGCAGCGCCCGGCCGGACGCCaaggaggagcagcagcagcagctgcggcGCAAGATCAACAGCCGCGAGCGGAAGCGCATGCAGGACTTGAACCTGGCCATGGACGCGCTGCGCGAGGTCATCCTGCCCTACTCAGCGGCGCACTGCCAGGGCGCGCCCGGCCGCAAGCTCTCCAAGATCGCCACGCTGCTGCTCGCCCGCAACTACATCCTACTGTTGGGCAGCTCGCTGCAGGAGCTGCGCCGCGCGCTGGGCGAGGGCGCCGGGCCCGCCGCGCCGCGCCTGCTGCTGGCCGGGCTGCCCCTGCTCGCCGCCGCGCCCGGCTCCGTGCTGCTGGCGCCCGGCGCCGTAGGACCCCCCGACGCGCTGCGCCCCGCCAAGTACCTGTCGCTGGCGCTGGACGAGCCGCCGTGCGGCCAGTTCGCGCTCCCCGGCGGCGGCGCAGGCGGCCCCGGCCTCTGCACCTGCGCCGTGTGCAAGTTCCCGCACCTGGTTCCGGCCAGCCTGGGCCTGGCCGCCGTGCAGGCGCAGTTCTCCAAGTGA